The genomic window GAACCCTTCCGTATTTTAGACAGTGGTAATGGCTTTACTTATATCGCACAGAGTGGGTTAATTGGCCAACAAGGACCTGATGCTAACAAAAATGGTCGCCCTGTTTATAACGCAAGTATAGAAAGTGCTGTGATTACTGAGGGGCAAGATGCAGTATCTACGTCTCTCAAGTATGTTGATGCAAACGGTAATATATTTATCAAAACCTTTACGCTTAAACGTGGCGAATATGTGGTTAATGTTAATTACCAGATTCAAAATAACAGCGCAGAAGCATTAAATGTTCAATTATATGGGCAATTAAAAGAGACGATCAAAGATACAGGTACTAACATGATGATGCCTGTTTATCGTGGTGGTGCTTTCTCGACGAGTGATACGCGTTATCAAAAGTACTCTTTTGATGATATGAAAGATGGGCCACTGACTAAGACAACAGAGGGCGGTTGGGTAGCGATGCTGCAACATTACTTTGTTTCTGCTTGGGTACCTTCACCAGATCAGAGTAATGTTCTATATAGTCGTATTGTTTCACAAGGTAGGGATGCAACAATTGGTTTTAAAGCACCTTTACAAACAATTAATGCCAATAGCACTGCAAACATTGAAACCAATCTATGGGTTGGTCCTAAATTGCAGGATGAAATGTCACAGGTCGCTAAACACTTAGATTTAACGGTAGACTACGGCTGGTTATGGTTTATCGCACAACCACTGTTCCAATTACTGTTATTCTTCCAAGGTATTGTAGGTAACTGGGGTGTGGCAATCATCTTAATTACGTTTACCGTTAAAGGGCTTTTATACCCATTAACTAAAGCGCAATACACTTCAATGGCGAAGATGCGTCTTCTTCAACCTAAGATTCAAGCGTTACGTGATCGCTACGGTGAAGACCG from Psychromonas sp. psych-6C06 includes these protein-coding regions:
- the yidC gene encoding membrane protein insertase YidC, with product MESQRNLLLLALLFVSFLLYQAWVTDQNPQPVAAAQTTEQTANTSDSVPSSSNFSADVPASTETAAVNEVSTQSVTSKSVTLENDTLRLAISLQGGDVISADLLEHNTELDSGEPFRILDSGNGFTYIAQSGLIGQQGPDANKNGRPVYNASIESAVITEGQDAVSTSLKYVDANGNIFIKTFTLKRGEYVVNVNYQIQNNSAEALNVQLYGQLKETIKDTGTNMMMPVYRGGAFSTSDTRYQKYSFDDMKDGPLTKTTEGGWVAMLQHYFVSAWVPSPDQSNVLYSRIVSQGRDATIGFKAPLQTINANSTANIETNLWVGPKLQDEMSQVAKHLDLTVDYGWLWFIAQPLFQLLLFFQGIVGNWGVAIILITFTVKGLLYPLTKAQYTSMAKMRLLQPKIQALRDRYGEDRQKVSKAMMEMYKKEKVNPLGGCFPILLQMPIFIALYWSLMESVELRHAPFMLWIQDLSVQDPYYVLPILMGVSMFFIQKMSPTTVQDPMQQKIMKFMPVIFTFFFLWFPAGLVLYWLVSNIVTLAQQTYIYKQFEKQGLSEKK